Proteins from a single region of Sporosarcina sp. P33:
- the hisC gene encoding histidinol-phosphate transaminase, translated as MKWKSILHTMKPYTPGRSLEDVKRTYGLHEVHKLASNENPYGSSPEVAEYLRSKAAQFEIYPDGYTAGLRTKLAEFHQIDPNEILFGNGSDEIVTIISRALLQPGKNTVMASVTFPQYAHNAKIEGAEIREVSLLENGDHDLEGFLQASDEETAVIWVCNPNNPTGNLLSSEAIRDFLDRAPETALIVLDEAYFEYVTDPAQQDAIPWIHDYDNLIVLRTFSKAYGLASFRIGYGVTNEANISQLNKVRNPFNNSSLALAVAEAALSDQQFLQHCVTKNDEERARFMDYAKQHSLDIYPSATNFVLIAVPGDADEACENLLKNGFIVRSGNLLGTPGYIRVTIGTHEQNTGFFKAFDQLLTDK; from the coding sequence ATGAAATGGAAATCAATTTTACACACGATGAAACCTTATACACCCGGCCGTTCATTAGAAGATGTCAAACGTACATACGGCCTGCATGAAGTACATAAGCTCGCTTCAAATGAGAATCCCTATGGTTCTTCACCGGAAGTCGCAGAATATTTACGTTCAAAGGCTGCACAATTTGAAATCTATCCAGACGGGTATACGGCGGGATTGCGCACGAAACTGGCGGAATTTCATCAGATCGATCCGAACGAAATCCTCTTTGGCAATGGTTCAGATGAGATTGTAACCATTATTTCAAGGGCTTTACTGCAGCCTGGCAAGAACACGGTGATGGCTTCTGTTACGTTCCCGCAATATGCACATAATGCAAAAATTGAAGGCGCGGAAATTCGTGAAGTTTCCCTGCTTGAAAATGGTGATCATGATTTGGAAGGCTTCTTACAAGCTTCGGATGAAGAAACGGCCGTCATCTGGGTGTGTAATCCAAACAACCCGACAGGCAATCTGTTATCCAGCGAAGCAATCAGAGATTTCCTTGACCGTGCACCTGAAACTGCCCTTATTGTTCTTGATGAAGCCTACTTTGAATATGTCACCGATCCTGCGCAGCAAGACGCGATCCCGTGGATTCATGACTATGATAATCTGATTGTTCTGCGCACATTTTCTAAAGCATATGGACTTGCCAGTTTCCGTATCGGGTACGGCGTCACGAACGAAGCTAACATTTCCCAATTAAATAAAGTGCGCAATCCATTCAACAATAGCTCCCTGGCATTGGCAGTGGCGGAAGCAGCGCTTTCTGATCAGCAATTTCTTCAGCATTGTGTAACGAAAAATGATGAAGAGCGCGCACGTTTTATGGACTATGCGAAGCAGCATTCGCTGGATATCTATCCGTCTGCTACGAATTTCGTGCTGATAGCTGTACCTGGCGATGCGGATGAGGCATGCGAGAATCTATTGAAAAATGGCTTCATCGTCCGCAGCGGAAATTTGCTCGGGACGCCGGGATATATTCGCGTAACCATTGGAACGCATGAGCAAAATACAGGATTCTTTAAGGCGTTCGATCAATTATTAACTGACAAGTAA
- a CDS encoding heptaprenyl diphosphate synthase component 1 has translation MEIKGLTDQVDNYIQNLRRAIYQPVVEQDAGHAPIDRRKAALLLLPMLNGEQWSDEMQTAALAIGAIHTAFDVHDQIDIADASSKEQQLMVLAGDHFSGIHYKLLASIPNFHLIRSLSAAIGRVNECKTTLLQTPPATFEERLQLITEVESACIVEFFETFGFSRYTHIAETFFPYMWLLDSKRQNLGQMKFPHLVPDDNDTQYWISQLGQQLEKQVGQSFYLHKSVLDELQKMTKQEESKQK, from the coding sequence ATGGAGATAAAAGGACTCACTGACCAAGTCGACAATTATATACAAAACCTGCGACGTGCGATTTATCAGCCAGTAGTCGAACAGGACGCAGGGCATGCGCCGATTGACAGACGAAAAGCCGCGCTGCTTCTGCTGCCTATGCTTAACGGTGAACAGTGGTCGGACGAAATGCAGACAGCTGCCTTGGCGATTGGTGCCATCCATACGGCTTTTGATGTCCATGATCAAATCGATATCGCGGATGCATCATCCAAAGAGCAGCAATTGATGGTTCTTGCGGGTGATCACTTCAGTGGTATCCATTATAAATTATTGGCGTCGATCCCTAATTTCCATCTCATTCGTTCATTATCAGCCGCTATCGGCAGAGTCAATGAATGCAAAACAACACTTCTGCAGACACCGCCGGCAACGTTTGAGGAAAGACTGCAGCTGATTACTGAAGTGGAAAGTGCGTGTATTGTGGAATTTTTTGAGACATTCGGCTTTAGCCGCTACACGCATATCGCCGAAACATTCTTTCCTTACATGTGGCTGCTCGACAGCAAGCGGCAAAACTTGGGACAGATGAAATTCCCGCACTTGGTGCCGGATGACAATGATACGCAATATTGGATCAGTCAGCTAGGACAACAGCTGGAAAAACAAGTAGGGCAAAGCTTTTATTTACATAAATCCGTACTGGACGAATTGCAAAAAATGACGAAGCAAGAAGAAAGTAAACAGAAATGA
- a CDS encoding demethylmenaquinone methyltransferase — protein sequence MAVSKEEKVHNVFEKISADYDKMNSVISFNQHIKWRNDIMVRMNVRPGAKALDVCCGTADWTVALAEAAGPSGEVTGLDFSANMLESGREKTAPYPNLTLVQGNAMALPFPDNSFDYVTIGFGLRNVPDYLTVLKEMRRVLKPGGMAVCLETSQPKIPVYRQAFRFYFKYIMPLFGKLFAKSYKEYSWLQESANDFPGMKELAQLFVEAGYQEVSYKSYSGGAAAGHIAYK from the coding sequence GTGGCGGTCTCAAAAGAAGAAAAAGTTCATAACGTCTTTGAAAAAATTTCGGCAGACTATGATAAGATGAATTCCGTAATCAGTTTTAATCAGCACATAAAATGGCGAAATGATATTATGGTTCGCATGAATGTTCGTCCGGGAGCAAAAGCTCTGGATGTTTGCTGCGGAACAGCAGACTGGACAGTTGCGCTGGCTGAAGCGGCAGGGCCGTCAGGTGAAGTGACAGGTCTGGATTTCAGTGCCAATATGTTGGAATCAGGGAGAGAAAAAACAGCTCCTTACCCAAATCTTACGCTGGTTCAGGGGAATGCGATGGCACTTCCTTTTCCCGACAACTCTTTTGACTACGTAACGATTGGGTTCGGACTTCGTAATGTTCCGGATTACCTGACTGTTCTGAAGGAAATGCGCCGTGTGCTGAAACCAGGCGGCATGGCAGTATGTTTAGAGACTTCCCAGCCGAAAATCCCTGTCTACCGACAAGCATTTCGTTTTTATTTTAAGTATATTATGCCGTTATTCGGTAAACTCTTTGCAAAGAGCTATAAAGAATATTCATGGCTCCAGGAATCGGCAAATGATTTCCCTGGCATGAAAGAGCTGGCACAGCTGTTTGTCGAGGCCGGCTATCAGGAAGTATCGTATAAGTCTTACAGTGGCGGTGCGGCGGCGGGCCATATCGCATACAAATAA
- a CDS encoding protein-glutamate O-methyltransferase CheR — MSDYSILIQGVKKKTGIDLSLYKEAQMKRRLTSLYEKKGFRNFKDYSQAIQTDKDLLEEFLDRMTINVSEFYRNAVRWNVLEKKIFPQLLENNKRLKIWSAACSTGEEPYSLAMVLSSHVPLRDISITATDLDLGVLNRAKIGLYNDRALKEVPKPIVDKYFIKEGPSYQVVDEIKKTVTFKQHNLLEDRYDTNYDLIVCRNVMIYFTEEAKDQIYTNFSKALKPGGILFVGSTEQIFNPEKYNFESADTFFYRKKH; from the coding sequence ATGTCTGATTATTCGATACTGATTCAGGGGGTAAAAAAGAAGACCGGAATCGATTTATCACTCTATAAAGAAGCACAAATGAAGCGCAGGCTCACTTCGTTATACGAGAAAAAGGGCTTCCGTAATTTCAAGGATTATTCCCAGGCAATTCAGACGGATAAAGACTTGCTGGAAGAATTTCTGGACCGCATGACGATTAATGTGTCAGAATTTTACCGCAATGCAGTCCGCTGGAATGTGCTGGAGAAGAAGATTTTCCCGCAGCTGCTGGAAAATAATAAACGGCTGAAAATTTGGAGCGCTGCCTGCTCCACAGGCGAAGAACCTTACTCCCTGGCGATGGTACTATCCTCACACGTCCCGCTGCGCGATATCTCGATTACCGCCACAGACCTTGACCTGGGTGTCTTGAATCGCGCCAAAATAGGTTTATATAACGACCGTGCCCTGAAAGAAGTGCCGAAGCCGATCGTTGATAAGTATTTCATAAAAGAAGGCCCGTCGTATCAGGTGGTGGATGAGATCAAAAAAACCGTCACGTTTAAACAGCATAACTTGCTTGAGGACAGATACGATACGAACTACGATTTGATAGTATGCCGAAACGTTATGATTTATTTTACGGAAGAGGCAAAAGATCAGATTTATACGAACTTCTCTAAAGCACTTAAACCGGGCGGAATTTTATTTGTAGGAAGTACGGAGCAGATATTTAACCCTGAAAAATATAATTTTGAATCGGCAGATACATTCTTTTATCGAAAAAAACACTAA
- the aroA gene encoding 3-phosphoshikimate 1-carboxyvinyltransferase: protein MSEQQTVSYEKPVLRGTLQVPGDKSISHRAVMLGSIAKGKTTISGFLDGEDCLSTIEMFKQLGVSITRNGTDVTVESPGIADWQTPDKALDAGNSGTTARLMLGILSGSSVTSTMCGDQYLSKRPMKRVTNPLEQMGAKITGEGEADYLPLTITGTPLQPIDYLMPVASAQVKSAVLLAGLQAKGTTAVTEISVSRDHTERMLVQFGAKLEQHDKTIRIKGGQQLTGTDVVVPGDISSAAFFMVAAAVVENSDVSFLKVGLNPTRTGILDVLASMGVHIEQSDEQGFSGERYGTVRIRHSKLQGTEIGGDLIPRLIDELPVLALLATQAEGKTVIKDAEELRVKETDRIEAVAAELRKLGADIETTPDGMIITGPTPLTGAVLQSYGDHRLGMMAAIAGLITSGPVHIENPSCIAISYPRFFEDLSGLVNQ, encoded by the coding sequence ATGTCAGAACAACAGACTGTTTCATATGAAAAGCCCGTCCTGCGCGGAACATTACAGGTGCCGGGAGACAAATCCATTTCTCACCGCGCGGTTATGCTGGGATCAATCGCCAAAGGAAAGACGACGATTTCCGGGTTTTTAGATGGAGAAGATTGCCTGAGCACAATTGAGATGTTCAAACAGCTGGGGGTATCCATTACACGCAATGGGACCGATGTTACGGTGGAAAGTCCCGGAATTGCAGATTGGCAGACGCCTGACAAAGCGCTCGATGCAGGTAATTCCGGAACGACAGCCCGCTTAATGCTTGGTATTTTATCGGGTTCATCTGTCACTTCCACGATGTGCGGCGACCAGTATTTGTCCAAGCGTCCCATGAAACGCGTGACAAACCCGCTGGAACAAATGGGTGCCAAGATTACTGGTGAAGGAGAGGCAGATTACTTGCCGCTGACCATAACTGGTACACCATTGCAGCCTATTGACTATTTGATGCCCGTCGCGAGTGCGCAAGTAAAATCCGCTGTATTGCTTGCCGGTCTGCAAGCCAAAGGTACAACTGCCGTTACGGAAATTTCGGTATCACGCGATCACACAGAACGTATGCTGGTGCAATTCGGCGCGAAACTTGAACAGCATGACAAAACTATACGGATCAAAGGCGGACAGCAGTTGACGGGAACAGACGTAGTGGTACCCGGAGATATTTCATCAGCGGCATTTTTCATGGTGGCTGCTGCAGTAGTCGAAAACAGTGATGTATCGTTCTTAAAAGTTGGATTGAATCCAACTCGAACAGGTATACTGGACGTACTGGCTTCGATGGGTGTTCATATCGAACAATCGGATGAACAAGGTTTTTCCGGCGAACGGTACGGCACAGTGCGAATTCGCCACTCTAAGTTACAAGGGACTGAAATTGGCGGAGACCTGATTCCGCGATTAATCGATGAGCTTCCTGTGCTTGCACTGCTGGCTACACAAGCTGAAGGAAAGACCGTCATCAAAGATGCGGAAGAACTGCGTGTCAAAGAAACTGACCGTATTGAAGCGGTAGCCGCTGAACTGCGGAAACTTGGGGCGGATATCGAAACGACGCCGGACGGAATGATTATTACCGGACCGACGCCTTTAACGGGTGCTGTGCTGCAATCCTACGGAGATCACCGTCTTGGCATGATGGCGGCAATCGCTGGGCTGATTACGTCGGGTCCTGTCCATATAGAGAATCCGTCATGTATCGCTATTTCGTATCCGCGTTTTTTCGAGGACCTTTCGGGGCTAGTCAATCAATAA
- the ndk gene encoding nucleoside-diphosphate kinase, producing the protein MERTFLMVKPDGVQRNLIGEIVGRFEDKGFQLVGGKLMNISQELAEQHYGEHKERPFFGELVEFITSGPVFAMVWEGENVISTARLMMGATNPKESAPGTIRGDFAVTVGKNIIHGSDSSESASREINLFFKEEELVTYDKTVNNWIN; encoded by the coding sequence ATGGAAAGAACATTTTTAATGGTAAAGCCTGACGGTGTACAGCGTAACCTTATTGGTGAAATCGTTGGCCGTTTTGAAGACAAAGGATTTCAATTAGTTGGCGGGAAATTGATGAACATTTCTCAAGAACTTGCTGAACAGCATTACGGTGAGCACAAAGAACGTCCATTTTTCGGAGAGCTTGTAGAATTCATCACGTCCGGACCAGTTTTCGCTATGGTTTGGGAAGGTGAGAACGTAATCTCTACTGCGCGTTTGATGATGGGTGCTACAAATCCAAAAGAATCAGCTCCAGGTACTATTCGTGGGGATTTCGCTGTAACTGTAGGCAAGAATATCATTCACGGTTCAGATTCATCTGAGTCAGCAAGCCGCGAGATCAACTTGTTCTTCAAAGAAGAAGAGCTTGTGACTTATGACAAAACAGTGAATAACTGGATTAACTAA
- the aroB gene encoding 3-dehydroquinate synthase, whose amino-acid sequence MDKLTVSVRDQQYDVHVGSKTYDLFSTEYAELLNGTDKIGIIADAHVAELHLPLLQDALIRSGREVSVKIVPGGESCKVPQVYVDCQSFLLTEGFTRNSLLIAFGGGACGDLTGFVAATFMRGIRFIQCPTTVLAHDSAVGGKTAINMPEGKNMVGSFHQPSAVLFDTDVFKTLPAAEMRSGLAELIKHAFISDAKWTEQLLEKDQFSAPSIPWLQKELLQGIKVKAAIVGEDEFENSTRKFLNFGHTFGHAVEAASGFGSLSHGECVMIGMGYAFLLSEKYGEIPEGFTDRYLHFAKKNGYTFAPVFSYSFEELLSYMQKDKKASFGKMNFVLLKKIGEPFVKEISSDDCRLAFAEFKEKLESEGIV is encoded by the coding sequence ATGGATAAGCTAACCGTTTCCGTCCGCGACCAACAGTACGATGTCCATGTTGGATCAAAAACATATGATTTATTTTCAACTGAATATGCAGAGTTATTAAACGGGACAGATAAAATCGGCATTATTGCGGATGCGCATGTAGCTGAATTGCATTTGCCGTTACTGCAGGATGCGCTTATCCGTTCAGGCCGCGAGGTATCGGTGAAAATCGTGCCTGGCGGCGAAAGCTGCAAAGTGCCGCAAGTCTATGTGGATTGCCAGTCCTTTTTACTGACGGAAGGATTTACGCGCAACTCGCTTCTTATAGCATTTGGCGGAGGAGCATGCGGAGACTTGACGGGCTTTGTAGCAGCTACATTCATGCGGGGGATCCGTTTTATTCAATGCCCGACAACGGTTCTTGCGCATGACAGCGCGGTCGGCGGGAAGACAGCAATTAATATGCCCGAAGGAAAGAACATGGTAGGTTCATTCCACCAGCCTTCCGCTGTGCTGTTTGATACGGATGTTTTCAAGACATTGCCGGCTGCTGAAATGCGTTCTGGCCTTGCGGAGCTTATCAAGCACGCATTCATCTCGGATGCGAAGTGGACAGAACAGCTGCTGGAGAAAGATCAGTTTTCTGCACCTTCGATTCCATGGCTTCAAAAAGAGCTCCTGCAAGGGATCAAAGTCAAGGCTGCGATTGTGGGAGAAGACGAATTTGAAAACTCTACACGCAAGTTCCTGAATTTTGGCCATACTTTTGGTCATGCAGTGGAAGCTGCTTCAGGTTTCGGCAGCCTTAGTCACGGAGAGTGTGTCATGATCGGTATGGGATACGCCTTCTTGTTAAGTGAAAAGTATGGAGAGATCCCTGAAGGGTTCACAGACCGTTATCTGCATTTCGCAAAGAAAAACGGCTACACTTTCGCACCTGTATTCTCTTATAGTTTTGAAGAGTTACTGTCTTATATGCAAAAAGATAAAAAAGCCTCTTTCGGGAAGATGAATTTTGTTTTACTGAAAAAAATTGGAGAGCCGTTTGTCAAAGAAATCAGTTCAGATGACTGCCGGCTAGCTTTTGCAGAATTCAAAGAAAAGCTGGAAAGCGAGGGAATTGTATGA
- the aroC gene encoding chorismate synthase, with product MRFITAGESHGPQLTAIIEGLPAQMELTAEMINKELKRRQGGHGRGRRMQIEKDRVEISSGVRHGKTIGSPVTLTVVNDDWKHWTGIMGVEPLPEDVNPEDVKRQITRPRPGHADLVGGMKYGHRDLRNVLERSSARETTMRVAIGAVAKQFLRQLGIETVAHVTEIGGIETDPAAYAELSVEELRAIVEEDAVYCADKEASVKMTEAIDDIKKRGDTLGGVVEVIIEGCPPGIGSYVQFDRKMDGKLAGAMMSINAFKGVEVGLGFEMAKMPGSEVHDEIGWDAERGYYRKSNRLGGLEGGMTTGMPIVVRGVMKPIPTLYKPLESVDIVTKEPFVATIERSDPCAVPAASVVAEHVIATEMAKAIMEEFRSDTMDGLQKDIEQYRQYVKEF from the coding sequence ATGCGGTTTATAACAGCTGGTGAATCACATGGCCCGCAGCTTACAGCCATCATTGAGGGATTACCCGCACAGATGGAACTGACAGCTGAAATGATTAATAAAGAATTGAAAAGAAGACAGGGCGGACACGGCAGAGGCCGGAGAATGCAGATAGAAAAAGACCGGGTGGAAATTTCGTCCGGAGTGCGCCACGGCAAGACGATAGGTTCACCGGTCACCCTGACAGTCGTCAATGATGACTGGAAGCATTGGACAGGAATCATGGGAGTCGAACCTCTTCCTGAAGACGTCAACCCGGAAGATGTAAAGCGTCAAATTACTCGCCCGCGTCCGGGACATGCGGATCTTGTCGGCGGCATGAAATACGGGCATCGTGATTTACGGAATGTTCTTGAACGCTCCTCTGCACGTGAAACGACAATGCGTGTGGCAATCGGTGCGGTGGCGAAGCAGTTTCTCCGTCAGCTGGGCATAGAGACAGTAGCCCATGTGACGGAAATCGGCGGCATTGAAACAGATCCTGCAGCGTATGCAGAGTTGTCAGTTGAAGAATTGCGCGCCATCGTGGAAGAAGATGCCGTATATTGTGCAGACAAAGAAGCATCTGTCAAAATGACGGAAGCGATTGATGATATCAAGAAACGCGGCGATACACTCGGCGGTGTAGTGGAAGTTATTATTGAAGGATGCCCTCCCGGAATTGGCAGCTATGTGCAGTTTGACCGGAAAATGGACGGGAAACTGGCGGGCGCCATGATGAGCATCAATGCGTTTAAAGGTGTGGAAGTGGGTCTTGGGTTTGAGATGGCGAAAATGCCGGGCAGTGAAGTGCATGACGAAATTGGCTGGGATGCAGAGCGGGGATATTACCGCAAATCCAATCGTTTAGGCGGTCTTGAAGGCGGTATGACGACGGGAATGCCGATCGTGGTCCGCGGCGTAATGAAACCGATCCCGACTCTTTATAAACCGCTGGAGAGCGTGGATATAGTCACAAAAGAACCTTTTGTAGCGACAATTGAGCGATCCGATCCTTGCGCGGTTCCGGCAGCGTCCGTAGTAGCGGAGCATGTCATCGCCACAGAGATGGCAAAAGCAATCATGGAAGAATTCCGTTCAGATACAATGGACGGCTTACAGAAGGATATTGAACAATATAGACAGTACGTAAAGGAGTTTTAA
- a CDS encoding prephenate dehydrogenase — translation MKTTVSIIGLGLIGGSLGLALKRNPDIHIIGFDRSYSTADEAFRRGIIDTVAPSAKSACEQADFVFFATPVNTTVSLFEEAVEWDFKEHAIVSDTGSTKKPIMDAAKALQEKGINFIGGHPMAGSHKSGVTAAMEHLFENAYYILTPNESTTEEQITQIETLLETTKAKLIVLQAEEHDRMTAIISHFPHLVASSLVGRLAQQEEGQPFVKKLAAGGFRDLTRIASADPVMWRDITIQNREELLAQVDGWLGEMNNIRDMLLENDPEQIFDFFAQAKTYRDQLPSTNEGAVQGALYMTFDLHIDIPDHPGVISEITEILADANISLTNIRIVETRTDVYGILVISFQSAAERKRARQVLTAETDYSMHVL, via the coding sequence ATGAAAACTACTGTAAGCATAATTGGCCTGGGGTTGATCGGAGGATCACTTGGTCTCGCATTGAAACGAAATCCGGACATCCATATAATCGGTTTTGACCGCTCGTATTCAACAGCCGATGAGGCATTCCGCAGAGGAATTATCGATACGGTTGCACCTTCCGCAAAATCAGCCTGTGAACAGGCTGACTTTGTTTTTTTTGCAACACCTGTGAATACGACGGTGTCGCTTTTTGAAGAAGCTGTCGAATGGGATTTTAAAGAGCACGCAATTGTTTCGGATACAGGAAGTACAAAGAAACCAATCATGGATGCAGCAAAAGCATTACAAGAAAAAGGAATCAATTTTATTGGCGGGCACCCGATGGCCGGCTCCCATAAAAGCGGGGTCACTGCTGCCATGGAACATTTATTTGAAAACGCCTATTATATCCTGACTCCGAATGAATCAACTACTGAAGAACAAATCACTCAAATTGAAACACTTCTTGAAACAACAAAAGCAAAGCTGATTGTTCTGCAGGCGGAAGAGCATGACCGCATGACCGCCATCATCAGCCATTTTCCTCATTTGGTTGCATCTTCACTGGTCGGCCGCCTGGCGCAGCAGGAAGAAGGACAGCCGTTTGTAAAAAAGTTGGCTGCCGGCGGATTTCGTGACTTAACAAGAATTGCTTCTGCTGATCCTGTCATGTGGCGTGATATTACCATTCAAAATAGGGAAGAGCTGCTGGCGCAAGTAGACGGCTGGCTCGGTGAAATGAACAATATTCGTGACATGCTGCTGGAGAACGATCCCGAGCAGATTTTCGATTTCTTCGCGCAAGCAAAAACGTACCGGGATCAGCTGCCTTCTACGAACGAAGGAGCAGTTCAAGGCGCATTGTATATGACGTTTGATTTACACATTGATATTCCGGACCATCCGGGTGTCATTTCTGAAATTACGGAAATCCTTGCAGATGCCAATATCAGTCTGACGAATATCCGTATTGTGGAAACACGGACAGATGTTTACGGTATTCTGGTCATCAGTTTTCAATCGGCTGCTGAACGTAAGCGGGCCCGTCAAGTATTGACAGCAGAAACTGATTATTCGATGCACGTACTTTAA
- the aroH gene encoding chorismate mutase: MSVRGIRGATTVESDDAQEILKATELLVLEMAEANEFGPEDIGSVIVSTTVDVKAAFPAKSIRSIKGWTYVPVMCTHEIDVPGSMRKCIRVMMNVNTSKEQHEIQHIYQNKAVQLRPDLQK, encoded by the coding sequence ATGAGTGTCAGAGGAATCAGAGGAGCAACAACAGTAGAGAGCGATGATGCACAGGAAATCCTAAAGGCTACAGAATTGCTAGTATTGGAAATGGCAGAGGCTAATGAGTTCGGACCGGAAGATATCGGATCGGTAATCGTCTCTACGACAGTGGATGTCAAAGCGGCATTCCCGGCAAAATCTATCCGTTCCATCAAAGGCTGGACTTACGTGCCGGTCATGTGCACCCATGAAATCGATGTTCCGGGATCAATGCGCAAATGCATCCGCGTCATGATGAATGTCAATACTTCTAAAGAACAACATGAAATCCAGCATATCTATCAGAATAAAGCCGTTCAACTGCGGCCAGACCTGCAAAAATAA
- a CDS encoding polyprenyl synthetase family protein encodes MEKIKLMSLYTDFRKDMSYIEKKLERSVQSSSPIVRQASLHLLKAGGKRIRPIFVILAAQFGTYSLENASKVAVSLELIHMASLVHDDVIDDSDMRRGLETVKAKWNNRVAMYAGDFIFSRALTSIGNIEKAPVHQILAETMLEICKGEIIQIDFQQQTEQNLRDYLQRIKRKTALLLSSSCELGALSADADAETVQKLKRYGYFTGMAFQIVDDILDITSTDEELGKPAGSDLLNGHITLPVLYIKDDEQFKPYMERAFTGKMEESDRQAMLRYIRQSGAIDKAQHISDLYLAKALKELESLPNGKSKKALVQIADFIGQRKY; translated from the coding sequence TTGGAAAAAATTAAGTTAATGTCGCTTTATACGGATTTCCGCAAAGATATGTCCTATATTGAAAAAAAGCTTGAACGTTCCGTGCAATCTTCTTCTCCCATTGTCCGTCAAGCTTCTTTGCATTTACTGAAAGCGGGAGGCAAAAGAATTCGGCCGATCTTTGTAATTCTGGCTGCTCAATTCGGAACCTATTCGCTTGAGAATGCTTCAAAAGTAGCTGTATCGCTGGAGCTGATTCACATGGCGTCTCTCGTCCATGATGATGTAATTGATGACTCTGACATGCGGCGCGGTTTGGAGACGGTTAAAGCGAAATGGAACAACCGGGTGGCAATGTACGCAGGAGATTTCATCTTTTCGCGCGCACTGACTTCTATCGGAAATATCGAAAAAGCGCCTGTACATCAAATATTGGCAGAGACGATGCTGGAAATATGCAAAGGGGAAATCATTCAGATTGATTTCCAGCAGCAAACCGAACAGAATTTGCGTGATTATTTGCAGCGCATCAAACGGAAAACAGCCTTATTGCTGTCCTCCAGCTGTGAACTGGGTGCATTGAGTGCGGATGCGGATGCAGAGACTGTGCAGAAATTGAAACGGTACGGCTATTTTACAGGCATGGCGTTTCAAATTGTTGATGATATTCTGGATATTACATCAACAGACGAAGAGCTCGGCAAACCGGCCGGAAGCGATTTATTAAACGGTCATATCACTCTTCCTGTTTTATACATAAAAGACGATGAACAATTCAAACCGTACATGGAACGTGCATTTACGGGGAAGATGGAAGAGTCTGACCGTCAGGCGATGCTTCGTTATATCCGTCAGAGCGGTGCGATAGATAAAGCCCAGCATATCAGTGATCTTTACTTGGCGAAAGCACTTAAAGAGCTGGAAAGTCTGCCAAACGGCAAATCCAAAAAGGCGCTGGTACAGATTGCGGACTTCATCGGTCAGCGAAAATATTGA